A single Bacillus sp. HMF5848 DNA region contains:
- the mraY gene encoding phospho-N-acetylmuramoyl-pentapeptide-transferase codes for MIEQAILISIIVAFAITTISSPFFIPFLRKLKFGQSIREEGPASHQKKSGTPTMGGIMIVLAAIVTTVIVALIYELFSIEIALLLFVTLGYGLLGFLDDYIKVVLKRNLGLTSKQKLIGQIVIALIFYFVFQMFQFSTEITIPGTNFELNLGWAYALLIIFMLVGGSNAVNLTDGLDGLLAGTAAIAFGAYAILAWNQSQYDVAIFSLAVVGAVLGFLVFNAHPAKVFMGDTGSLALGGAIVTVAILTKLEILLIIIGGVFVIETLSVIMQVISFKTTGKRIFRMSPLHHHYELIGWSEWRVVVTFWSVGLLFAILAIYIEVWL; via the coding sequence ATGATCGAACAAGCGATTTTAATTTCCATCATTGTTGCATTTGCGATTACTACAATTTCTTCCCCTTTCTTCATACCTTTTCTTAGAAAACTTAAGTTTGGGCAAAGTATACGTGAAGAAGGGCCAGCATCACATCAAAAAAAATCAGGCACTCCGACGATGGGTGGGATAATGATTGTCCTAGCAGCTATTGTCACAACAGTGATTGTAGCATTAATATATGAATTGTTCTCAATAGAGATAGCATTGCTACTATTTGTGACATTAGGATACGGCTTATTAGGGTTTTTAGATGACTATATAAAAGTAGTATTGAAGCGGAATTTAGGATTAACATCTAAACAAAAGTTAATAGGACAAATTGTTATAGCTCTTATTTTTTATTTTGTTTTTCAAATGTTTCAATTTTCAACAGAGATTACGATTCCAGGTACAAATTTCGAACTAAATCTAGGTTGGGCATACGCGCTTTTAATCATTTTTATGTTGGTTGGTGGCTCGAATGCAGTGAATCTTACTGACGGTTTGGATGGTTTGTTAGCCGGGACAGCAGCTATTGCATTTGGTGCATATGCTATTCTAGCTTGGAACCAGTCTCAATATGATGTTGCCATCTTTTCATTAGCGGTAGTTGGCGCAGTGCTAGGGTTTTTAGTGTTCAATGCTCATCCAGCAAAAGTTTTTATGGGCGATACTGGATCACTTGCTCTTGGGGGAGCTATTGTTACAGTTGCCATTTTAACAAAGCTAGAGATTTTATTAATTATTATTGGTGGCGTATTTGTTATAGAAACACTTTCAGTTATTATGCAAGTCATTTCATTTAAAACAACTGGTAAAAGAATTTTTAGAATGAGTCCGTTACATCATCATTACGAGTTAATTGGCTGGTCGGAGTGGCGTGTCGTTGTAACCTTCTGGTCCGTAGGTTTATTGTTTGCAATACTCGCAATCTATATTGAGGTGTGGTTATAA
- the murD gene encoding UDP-N-acetylmuramoyl-L-alanine--D-glutamate ligase, whose product MKNVNNFQNKTVIVLGLAKSGVAAAKLLIKLGAHVVVNDREDISTDPHALELSELGARVVGNGHPLSLLDDDVFCVVKNPGIPHSIPFLQKAVKKNIPIFTEVELAYLISDAPFIGITGSNGKTTTTTLIFEMLNQGEKQPLIAGNIGTVACEVAQHAREDNVIVTELSSFQLLGITNYRPKIAVLLNIFDAHLDYHGTREEYMKAKGNIFLNQTDEDFAVVNADDSDVSNIAANILANKVPFSTKQIVQDGAYIKDDTVYYRDEKIIEIAQIALPGTHNLENILAAICVAKLLNVDNKAICNVLSTFSSVKHRLQFVDEIEGRRFYNDSKATNILATSKALSAFKKDVILLAGGLDRGNEFDELIPFLQNVKVTVTFGQTAEKIEEACKKAGINLTVRVDNVEQAVKTAFDISSEGDTVLLSPACASWDQYKTFEERGERFIKAVLSLKKEMA is encoded by the coding sequence TTGAAAAATGTAAATAATTTTCAAAATAAAACAGTTATTGTTTTAGGGCTAGCAAAGAGTGGTGTAGCAGCTGCTAAGCTTTTAATAAAACTTGGGGCACATGTTGTTGTTAATGACAGAGAGGATATATCAACAGACCCACACGCCCTAGAGTTATCTGAATTAGGAGCACGTGTTGTTGGGAATGGTCATCCATTATCGTTGTTAGACGATGATGTTTTTTGTGTTGTAAAAAACCCTGGCATCCCACACAGTATACCTTTTTTACAAAAAGCAGTTAAAAAGAACATACCAATTTTTACGGAAGTGGAACTTGCCTATTTAATTAGTGACGCACCATTTATTGGTATAACAGGGTCTAATGGTAAAACAACAACAACTACTTTAATTTTTGAGATGTTAAATCAAGGGGAGAAACAACCACTTATTGCGGGGAATATAGGCACAGTAGCTTGTGAAGTAGCGCAGCATGCTAGAGAGGATAATGTAATTGTTACTGAGCTGTCTTCCTTTCAATTACTGGGTATCACGAATTATAGACCTAAAATAGCCGTGCTTCTTAACATATTCGATGCTCATCTAGATTATCATGGGACACGTGAAGAATATATGAAGGCAAAAGGCAATATATTCTTAAATCAAACGGATGAGGATTTCGCGGTAGTTAATGCAGATGATTCTGATGTTTCAAATATTGCGGCGAATATTCTTGCAAACAAAGTACCGTTTTCAACTAAGCAAATTGTTCAAGATGGTGCATATATCAAGGATGATACTGTGTATTATCGCGATGAAAAAATTATTGAAATTGCTCAAATTGCTTTACCTGGTACCCATAATCTTGAAAACATTCTAGCAGCTATATGTGTTGCTAAACTGTTAAATGTAGATAATAAAGCGATTTGTAATGTATTATCAACCTTCTCGTCAGTTAAACATCGTCTACAGTTTGTGGATGAAATTGAAGGGCGTCGTTTCTACAATGATTCCAAGGCCACTAATATTTTAGCAACATCAAAGGCTTTGTCCGCATTTAAAAAGGATGTTATTCTGCTCGCGGGTGGGTTAGATCGCGGCAATGAGTTTGATGAACTTATACCGTTTTTGCAAAATGTTAAAGTTACAGTCACTTTTGGTCAAACAGCAGAAAAAATTGAAGAGGCATGTAAAAAGGCGGGAATAAATTTAACCGTTCGTGTCGATAATGTGGAACAAGCAGTAAAAACAGCTTTTGATATCTCTAGTGAAGGGGATACCGTACTTTTATCGCCTGCTTGTGCAAGTTGGGACCAGTACAAGACATTCGAGGAAAGAGGCGAGCGATTTATAAAAGCTGTCCTTTCTCTAAAAAAGGAAATGGCATAA
- the spoVE gene encoding stage V sporulation protein E — translation MAAKRSSPDFLLIILTLVLLAVGLIMVYSASAIWATYKFDDSFFFAKRQLLFAGIGIIAMFFIMNIDYWTWRTYAKFLIIICFVLLILVLIPGIGMERNGSRSWIGVGAFSIQPSEFMKLAMIAFLAKYLSENQKKITSFKQGLLPSLSLAFTAFAIIMLQPDLGTGTVMMGTCIVMIYVAGARISHFVGLGLVGVAGFVALILSAPYRIKRITSFLDPWEDPLGSGFQIIQSLYAIGPGGLFGLGLGQSRQKFFYLPEPQTDFIFAILAEELGFIGGSLVLLLFALLLWRGVRIALGAPDLYGSFLGIGIIAMVAIQVIINIGVVTGLMPVTGITLPFLSYGGSSLTLMLMAIGVLLNISRYARY, via the coding sequence ATGGCGGCGAAACGTTCATCTCCTGATTTTTTACTCATTATCTTAACGCTAGTTTTATTAGCGGTTGGGCTTATAATGGTATATAGTGCTAGTGCCATATGGGCTACTTATAAGTTTGATGACTCGTTTTTTTTCGCAAAACGACAACTATTATTTGCTGGAATAGGAATTATAGCGATGTTTTTTATTATGAATATTGATTATTGGACATGGCGTACATATGCCAAGTTTTTAATCATTATTTGTTTTGTACTATTAATACTCGTTTTAATTCCGGGTATTGGAATGGAACGAAACGGTTCTCGGAGTTGGATTGGAGTAGGTGCATTTTCCATTCAACCATCAGAATTTATGAAACTTGCTATGATAGCTTTTTTAGCCAAATATCTGTCAGAAAACCAAAAGAAAATTACATCTTTCAAACAAGGGTTATTACCATCGTTAAGCCTTGCTTTCACAGCATTTGCAATCATAATGCTTCAGCCTGATTTAGGTACTGGTACAGTTATGATGGGAACGTGTATTGTTATGATTTATGTTGCTGGGGCAAGGATAAGTCACTTTGTTGGTCTAGGCCTTGTTGGGGTAGCTGGTTTTGTTGCCTTAATTTTATCTGCACCTTATCGGATAAAGAGGATTACCTCCTTTTTAGACCCATGGGAGGATCCGTTAGGAAGTGGATTTCAAATTATTCAGTCGCTTTATGCAATAGGGCCAGGAGGATTATTTGGTCTCGGATTAGGACAAAGTCGACAAAAGTTCTTTTATCTCCCAGAGCCGCAAACTGATTTCATTTTTGCTATCTTAGCTGAAGAACTCGGATTCATCGGTGGCTCACTCGTTTTATTGCTTTTTGCTCTGTTATTATGGCGTGGTGTAAGAATAGCGTTAGGTGCTCCTGACTTATATGGTAGCTTCTTAGGTATCGGAATTATAGCGATGGTTGCTATTCAGGTTATAATAAATATTGGAGTTGTTACAGGGTTAATGCCTGTGACAGGTATTACGCTTCCGTTCTTAAGCTATGGTGGATCTTCTTTGACATTAATGCTAATGGCTATAGGAGTTTTGTTAAATATTAGCCGATATGCTCGTTACTAA
- the murB gene encoding UDP-N-acetylmuramate dehydrogenase gives MNALKQRLEQANIGLVKENEPLKNHTTIKIGGPAEVFVIPKDVDSLKQVINILREENVMWRAIGRGSNLLVSDKGIDGVVIKLGEGLDTIDIKDNEVLVGGGYPLIKLAMLVSKQGLSGLQFASGIPGSVGGAVYMNAGAHGSDISKVLKKAHILFNDGTMEWLTSEEMQFSYRTSILQKERPGICIEAVFELLKGDKDEIVKEMLKNKDYRRDTQPWNYPCAGSIFRNPLPNYAGKLIEVAGLKGYQIGGAQISEMHANFIVNVGDAKAQDVLDLIEHVQHTIFDLYEVKMHTEVEIIGRK, from the coding sequence ATGAATGCTTTGAAGCAACGGCTCGAACAAGCTAACATTGGCTTAGTAAAAGAGAACGAACCATTAAAAAATCATACGACAATAAAAATTGGTGGTCCCGCAGAGGTATTTGTAATTCCAAAAGATGTTGACAGTTTAAAACAGGTTATTAATATTTTACGTGAAGAGAATGTAATGTGGCGTGCAATAGGTAGAGGTTCTAATTTGCTAGTATCAGATAAGGGGATTGACGGTGTTGTAATAAAGCTTGGAGAAGGATTAGACACTATCGATATTAAGGATAATGAGGTGCTAGTTGGTGGAGGATATCCGCTTATTAAGCTTGCGATGCTTGTAAGTAAGCAAGGTTTATCGGGATTACAATTTGCAAGTGGTATTCCTGGTTCTGTAGGTGGTGCTGTTTATATGAACGCAGGTGCACATGGCAGTGATATATCCAAAGTATTGAAAAAAGCACATATATTGTTTAATGATGGTACGATGGAGTGGTTAACTTCGGAAGAGATGCAATTTTCATATCGTACTAGTATACTGCAAAAGGAACGTCCTGGGATTTGTATTGAAGCTGTATTTGAACTGCTGAAGGGAGACAAGGATGAAATCGTTAAGGAAATGTTGAAAAATAAGGATTATCGTAGGGATACTCAACCGTGGAATTATCCTTGTGCTGGTAGTATTTTTCGCAATCCTCTTCCTAATTATGCAGGAAAGCTTATTGAAGTAGCTGGTTTGAAAGGGTATCAAATTGGTGGTGCTCAAATCTCTGAAATGCATGCCAATTTTATTGTGAACGTAGGTGATGCGAAAGCACAGGACGTATTAGATTTAATTGAGCACGTTCAACATACAATATTTGATTTATATGAAGTTAAAATGCATACTGAGGTTGAAATAATAGGACGAAAGTAG
- a CDS encoding cell division protein FtsQ/DivIB: MPTKKVISLEERVPKLKHEKKKRANRALITYVLLLFIVIISIVYLQSPYSKVKVITITGNTHVGEDTIRELSAISEQTNFWAVNKQKIVNKVKMHVQIKNAAVVKKFPNEIIIKVTEFNRIAYLTDSAGVYLPILENGQVLDEKNVTLPPMDAPILVGWKEADIIQEFSTELELLPEAIRNAISEVHYTPDQTDLSLITLYMNDGREISATIHQFAKKMSSYPAIVAELDPNIKGIIHLEVGAFFKEYEQQEQSDVADETEGAVNDESEG, from the coding sequence TTGCCAACAAAAAAAGTTATCTCATTAGAAGAGCGCGTACCAAAATTAAAGCATGAGAAAAAAAAGCGTGCTAATCGTGCATTGATTACATATGTGTTACTTTTGTTTATAGTCATAATTTCTATTGTGTACTTGCAATCACCATACAGTAAGGTGAAAGTTATCACCATAACGGGTAATACACATGTTGGCGAAGATACCATAAGAGAACTGTCTGCAATATCCGAACAAACAAATTTTTGGGCAGTTAATAAACAAAAGATAGTAAACAAAGTAAAGATGCATGTACAGATAAAGAATGCTGCGGTTGTTAAAAAGTTTCCAAATGAAATTATAATTAAAGTCACAGAGTTTAACCGTATAGCCTACTTAACAGACTCAGCTGGAGTATATTTACCGATCCTTGAAAATGGACAAGTCCTTGATGAAAAAAACGTAACACTCCCTCCTATGGATGCGCCGATCTTGGTGGGGTGGAAGGAAGCGGATATTATTCAAGAGTTTTCGACTGAGCTTGAGCTACTACCTGAGGCGATTCGGAACGCAATTTCTGAAGTGCATTACACACCTGATCAAACGGACTTGTCGCTTATAACGTTATATATGAATGATGGGCGAGAGATTAGTGCGACGATTCATCAATTTGCAAAGAAAATGTCTTCGTATCCAGCAATAGTTGCTGAGCTTGATCCGAACATAAAAGGTATCATTCATCTAGAAGTAGGAGCTTTCTTTAAAGAGTATGAACAACAGGAACAATCCGACGTGGCTGATGAAACAGAAGGAGCAGTAAATGATGAAAGTGAAGGGTAA
- a CDS encoding DUF881 domain-containing protein: MLNRQALVFTVITIIIGFMIAVQFHTTQQPVVRETRDIYELREDLNKLMEEQRVLLQKIQNYEENIHKYETEKNRSKHTTLQDSLETVKTTAGKTKISGEGLVLTVKPLFADITSGTFIPTINPSLLHLLINELNTYGAKHISIDGQRLINTTSIRDVNGVTKIDNYPIQTLPIDIKVIAKDAENLYNRMKVSKSLDYFAIENLQLIVSTPINKLTLPAADQSIRLRFMKAIKTEKEDG, from the coding sequence TTGTTAAATAGACAGGCTTTAGTTTTTACAGTTATCACCATCATTATTGGTTTTATGATTGCTGTACAATTTCATACTACACAACAACCGGTTGTTCGTGAAACACGTGACATTTATGAACTCCGCGAGGATTTGAATAAGCTTATGGAAGAACAGCGGGTATTATTGCAAAAAATTCAAAATTACGAAGAAAATATCCATAAATATGAAACGGAAAAAAACAGAAGTAAACATACAACGTTACAGGATTCTCTTGAAACAGTCAAAACAACAGCGGGAAAGACTAAAATTAGTGGCGAAGGTCTCGTATTGACTGTTAAACCTCTGTTTGCAGATATAACTTCTGGCACATTTATTCCTACCATAAACCCGAGCTTGTTACACCTATTAATAAATGAGCTTAACACATACGGTGCAAAGCACATTTCTATTGATGGACAAAGACTAATCAATACAACGTCAATACGAGATGTAAATGGTGTAACGAAAATTGATAATTATCCAATTCAAACTCTCCCGATAGACATAAAAGTTATCGCTAAGGATGCTGAGAATTTATATAATCGCATGAAAGTATCAAAGTCGTTAGACTATTTTGCTATTGAAAATCTTCAATTAATTGTATCGACACCAATAAACAAACTGACTTTACCAGCTGCTGACCAGTCCATTCGATTGCGATTTATGAAAGCAATCAAGACTGAAAAGGAGGATGGATAA
- a CDS encoding small basic family protein — protein MWLPVVGLLIGLLLGILSDFRVPDEYSNYLSIAVLAALDTLFGGIRAHLQGIYDNRVFVSGFFFNIILAASLAFLGVHLGVDLYLAAVFAFGVRLFQNIAVIRRMLLTRWNRQEEK, from the coding sequence ATGTGGTTACCAGTAGTTGGTCTATTAATTGGGTTGTTATTGGGAATACTTTCCGATTTTCGTGTACCAGATGAATACTCAAATTACTTATCAATAGCTGTTCTAGCTGCTCTTGATACGTTGTTTGGTGGAATTCGTGCTCATTTACAAGGAATATATGATAATCGAGTCTTTGTTTCAGGGTTTTTCTTTAATATCATTCTTGCTGCAAGTTTAGCTTTTCTAGGCGTTCATCTTGGTGTAGACTTGTATTTAGCAGCAGTATTTGCATTTGGTGTTCGTTTATTTCAAAATATAGCTGTTATTCGTCGTATGCTGTTAACAAGATGGAATAGACAAGAAGAAAAATAA
- the ftsA gene encoding cell division protein FtsA: MNNSEIVVSLDIGTSSVKVIVGEMVNGALNIIGVGNVKSKGLKKGLIVDIDETVHSIKKAVEKAERMVGFAIEKVVVGIPSNHIQIQDCHGVVAVAGENRQIREITDEDIARVIDAAQFISIPPDREIIDIIPKQFVVDGNDEISDPRGMEGVRLEMDGVIITTSRTFLHNILRCVERAGLEISTICLQALSAGTISLSKDERDLGVALIDIGGGSTTVSYFKDGFLKGTSALLVGGDHITKDLSIVLRTPFEEAEKAKITHGHAFYEDASQDVTFTVPIIGSDQVKHCNQLEITEIIEARLEEMLYLIQDELRSIGVRELPGGYVFTGGVSELQGYVDLAQVILRNNVRVAKPDYIGVREPQYTTAVGLIQFAYETAKLKGLQIGSTTSNADVYESKPNKKVTQAQAQQQKRQNPDEKLTKKVKKIFGYFFE; encoded by the coding sequence GTGAACAACAGTGAAATAGTGGTTAGTCTTGACATCGGTACATCCAGTGTAAAGGTCATAGTTGGCGAAATGGTCAATGGTGCTCTTAACATAATTGGTGTAGGCAATGTTAAGTCAAAAGGTTTAAAAAAAGGTTTGATTGTTGATATAGATGAAACCGTTCATTCTATAAAAAAGGCAGTTGAAAAAGCGGAGCGTATGGTGGGGTTCGCAATTGAAAAAGTTGTTGTTGGAATTCCCTCAAACCATATACAAATTCAAGACTGTCATGGAGTTGTCGCAGTAGCAGGTGAAAATCGTCAAATACGCGAAATTACTGATGAAGATATTGCACGCGTAATAGATGCAGCGCAATTCATTTCAATTCCGCCGGACCGTGAAATCATTGATATTATCCCAAAACAATTTGTTGTAGATGGTAATGATGAGATTAGTGACCCTAGAGGTATGGAAGGTGTAAGACTAGAAATGGATGGTGTCATCATTACCACCTCTCGAACTTTCCTACATAACATCCTTCGATGTGTGGAACGAGCAGGTTTGGAAATATCCACTATTTGCTTGCAGGCCCTCTCGGCAGGTACAATATCATTATCCAAAGATGAAAGAGATCTAGGAGTTGCATTAATAGATATTGGCGGTGGTTCGACTACTGTTTCTTACTTCAAGGATGGTTTTCTTAAAGGTACATCGGCTCTGTTAGTAGGAGGAGATCACATTACAAAGGATTTGTCTATAGTCTTGCGGACACCGTTTGAAGAAGCGGAAAAAGCAAAGATTACACATGGACATGCCTTTTATGAGGACGCTAGTCAAGATGTAACTTTTACTGTACCTATAATTGGTAGTGATCAGGTCAAGCATTGTAATCAGCTTGAAATTACTGAAATTATTGAAGCTAGATTAGAGGAAATGTTATATCTTATACAAGACGAACTGCGTTCGATAGGTGTTCGAGAGCTACCCGGTGGTTATGTTTTTACAGGTGGTGTAAGCGAACTTCAGGGGTATGTAGATTTAGCACAAGTTATTTTGCGTAACAATGTAAGAGTTGCAAAACCTGATTATATCGGTGTGCGAGAGCCACAATATACAACGGCTGTTGGTTTAATTCAATTTGCTTATGAAACAGCTAAGTTAAAAGGATTGCAAATAGGATCAACAACATCCAATGCTGATGTATATGAATCCAAACCAAATAAAAAAGTGACACAAGCGCAAGCGCAGCAACAAAAACGTCAAAACCCTGACGAAAAGTTAACTAAAAAGGTAAAAAAAATCTTCGGATATTTCTTTGAATAA
- the ftsZ gene encoding cell division protein FtsZ has protein sequence MLEFDTNIDQLATIKVIGVGGGGNNAVNRMIEHGVQGVDFIAVNTDAQALNLSKAETKMQIGAKLTRGLGAGANPDVGKKAAEESREQIEEALKGADMVFVTAGMGGGTGTGAAPVIAQIARELGALTVGVVTRPFTFEGRKRAMQAATGIAGMKEAVDTLIVIPNDRLLEIVDKNTPMLEAFREADNVLRQGVQGISDLIAVPGLINLDFADVKTIMSNKGSALMGIGVSTGENRAAEAAKRAISSPLLETSIEGAQGVLMNITGGANLSLYEVQEAADIVASAADQEVNMIFGSVINETLKDEIVVTVIATGFSEAEIDPTKPSRPMLSGNRQASQAADKRPAYRKEEPVEPINRSSSQEDTLDIPTFLRNRNRRG, from the coding sequence ATGTTGGAGTTCGATACAAATATTGATCAGTTAGCTACAATAAAAGTAATTGGAGTAGGTGGTGGAGGAAACAACGCTGTAAACCGTATGATTGAACACGGTGTGCAAGGTGTTGACTTTATTGCCGTGAATACAGATGCACAAGCTTTAAACTTGTCAAAAGCTGAAACTAAGATGCAGATTGGTGCGAAATTGACACGTGGTCTCGGTGCCGGTGCCAATCCTGACGTAGGAAAAAAAGCTGCTGAAGAGAGCAGAGAACAAATTGAAGAAGCACTAAAGGGTGCTGATATGGTGTTTGTAACTGCAGGAATGGGCGGGGGAACTGGTACTGGTGCGGCTCCTGTTATTGCGCAAATTGCTCGTGAATTAGGTGCGTTAACTGTTGGAGTTGTAACAAGACCATTTACATTTGAGGGTAGAAAACGTGCTATGCAAGCTGCTACAGGTATTGCAGGTATGAAGGAAGCCGTTGATACATTAATTGTTATCCCGAATGATAGACTACTTGAAATTGTAGATAAAAACACACCGATGTTAGAAGCTTTCCGTGAAGCTGATAACGTATTACGTCAAGGTGTACAAGGTATCTCAGATTTAATTGCTGTGCCAGGCTTAATCAACCTTGATTTTGCTGATGTTAAAACGATTATGTCAAATAAAGGTTCAGCATTAATGGGTATTGGTGTGTCAACCGGTGAAAATCGAGCGGCAGAGGCAGCAAAACGTGCGATATCAAGTCCATTATTAGAGACATCAATAGAAGGCGCTCAAGGTGTTCTTATGAACATTACTGGTGGCGCGAATTTGAGCTTGTATGAAGTACAAGAGGCAGCTGATATTGTAGCATCAGCTGCAGATCAAGAAGTAAATATGATTTTTGGTAGTGTAATTAATGAAACGCTGAAGGATGAAATTGTTGTAACAGTTATTGCAACCGGATTCTCGGAAGCTGAAATAGATCCAACTAAACCTTCAAGACCAATGTTATCTGGTAATCGTCAAGCAAGCCAGGCTGCAGATAAACGTCCTGCTTATCGTAAAGAAGAACCTGTAGAGCCGATAAACCGTTCAAGCTCTCAAGAAGATACGTTAGATATTCCAACCTTCTTACGCAATCGTAATAGAAGAGGGTAA
- the spoIIGA gene encoding sigma-E processing peptidase SpoIIGA yields MTIYLDAIWLLNFLFDALILSLTSYILKRKVKKIRLILGSLLGSSIVIFMLIPHTSMLVSNPIVKLFFSMLIIFVTFGFGQLRIFIENLLTFYFATFAIGGALVGVHYFLQVQFVTENGVIITNLTGLGDPIAWLFVVICFPLLWYFTKKRISNVKYQTYKHDQLVDVIIEISDISLNVCGLIDSGNSLHDPISKAPVMIVDATAVSDTLPKDVVDIASHLDDFLQGQKHVPQGWEGRVRLIPYRVVGQQANMLLALKPDKIKIVDKKGNTYETKGLFAINPAHFSNDKTFNAIIHPKMMISGISTAS; encoded by the coding sequence TTGACCATTTATTTAGATGCAATATGGTTATTGAACTTCCTGTTTGATGCGTTAATTTTGTCTCTAACAAGCTATATTTTGAAGCGTAAAGTAAAGAAAATCCGCTTGATTTTAGGGAGTTTATTGGGATCTTCAATAGTAATATTTATGCTAATACCACACACATCTATGCTTGTAAGTAACCCTATTGTGAAGCTATTTTTTTCTATGCTCATAATCTTTGTCACATTTGGTTTTGGTCAATTGCGTATTTTTATTGAGAATTTATTAACATTTTACTTCGCTACTTTTGCAATTGGTGGTGCGCTAGTAGGTGTTCATTATTTCTTGCAAGTCCAATTTGTAACAGAGAATGGTGTCATCATTACTAATCTAACTGGATTAGGAGATCCAATTGCATGGCTTTTCGTTGTTATTTGCTTTCCGCTACTTTGGTATTTTACAAAAAAAAGAATTTCTAATGTTAAATATCAAACGTACAAACATGATCAATTAGTGGATGTAATCATTGAAATCTCAGATATTTCATTGAATGTTTGTGGGCTTATAGATAGTGGTAATTCATTACACGACCCTATATCTAAAGCACCAGTTATGATTGTTGATGCAACAGCTGTTTCAGACACCTTACCTAAAGATGTTGTTGATATTGCCTCACATCTGGATGATTTTTTACAGGGGCAAAAACATGTTCCTCAAGGATGGGAAGGGAGAGTTAGATTAATACCGTATCGAGTAGTAGGACAACAAGCTAATATGTTATTAGCATTAAAGCCCGACAAAATTAAAATTGTTGATAAGAAGGGGAACACATATGAAACCAAAGGGTTATTCGCAATTAATCCCGCCCATTTTTCTAACGACAAAACCTTTAACGCTATAATTCATCCTAAAATGATGATTTCAGGTATATCGACAGCATCGTAA
- the sigE gene encoding RNA polymerase sporulation sigma factor SigE has product MRFLKFKLTYYWYKLLIRIGLKTDEVYYIGGSEALPPPLSKEEEEHLLKKLPSGDQAARSILIERNLRLVVYIARKFENTGINIEDLISIGTIGLIKAVNTFNPEKKIKLATYASRCIENEILMYLRRNNKIRSEVSFDEPLNIDWDGNELLLSDVLGTEEDIITRDLEANVDRKLLIKALQQLSDREKQIMELRFGLVGGEEKTQKDVADMLGISQSYISRLEKRIIKRLRKEFNKMV; this is encoded by the coding sequence TTGCGCTTTCTAAAATTTAAGCTCACATATTATTGGTATAAACTGCTCATTCGTATTGGTCTCAAAACTGACGAAGTATATTATATTGGTGGCAGTGAGGCGCTACCTCCTCCACTTTCTAAAGAGGAAGAAGAGCATTTACTTAAGAAGCTCCCTAGTGGCGATCAAGCAGCACGATCTATATTAATTGAGCGTAATCTTCGTTTAGTTGTTTATATAGCAAGGAAATTTGAAAATACTGGTATAAATATTGAAGACCTAATTAGCATTGGTACAATAGGATTAATTAAAGCGGTGAATACCTTCAACCCAGAGAAGAAGATAAAGCTTGCTACCTATGCTTCTAGATGTATTGAAAATGAGATATTAATGTACTTAAGGCGAAACAATAAAATAAGATCCGAAGTCTCATTTGATGAGCCACTAAATATCGACTGGGATGGAAATGAGCTTTTATTGTCAGATGTTTTAGGGACGGAAGAAGATATTATTACAAGAGATTTAGAAGCGAATGTAGATCGTAAATTATTAATAAAGGCATTACAACAGTTAAGTGATAGAGAAAAACAGATTATGGAACTTCGTTTTGGATTAGTTGGCGGCGAGGAAAAAACGCAAAAGGATGTTGCAGATATGCTTGGTATTTCTCAGTCATACATTTCTCGACTTGAGAAAAGAATTATTAAGCGACTTCGTAAAGAATTTAATAAAATGGTATAG